A single genomic interval of Aureliella helgolandensis harbors:
- a CDS encoding SurA N-terminal domain-containing protein has translation MSTPFAIFRKNQTFWMAGLVLLSLLAFVVAPAIETASQAFRGATGDEAVVVKWEGGLITVADLNHNTQKHGNLVRFLNSLAEEVVAAGGVPQVPGFEYDPQTRQIVGLGIQSSTNQLDICRGRILATEAERLGITFSDDSIDEFIRLFCDRKITNKRLAEILQESTSGRLSNFDLREMLKRELSALVVGQIARAGIYAQPPGKTFRDFEKLNQTAKVEAFPVFVDQYISQVTGEPTEAEIQTIYQAGSQSAPDPTSPNPGFVRRYQANVEYVEANLTEWTERAKADITEEQLREEYEQRKLMGRLQVPVTEDEGDAGTAEAPAAETPATEATTAEEAATPSQPAAEEPSAVEAPAAETQSTETPAAETPASDEQSRAGTRGTAVRLVNFVQSETAPGSDLPPPVVQPPQLGQDAANAAAEAAEASEPANATEEAAPAADKAPAEAEAPQTPGAADEPAETPEDASTEAAAAEVASPSEADPNAPGLAADAEAAAEEAAPAMRDQTFEEAREEILESLARDAASPAMQQALEELVNKHMNPYYAAYRQYEAFSNNDELADKDEEESRTPPARPDIKKIATELGLKYVETGMVDITTLSQTQFGGGPVNGDGLSGTVAENLMTPQLLELFRPVQSIYYDQQALMTGGNFDFLQFISWKTAERLPYAPELPEVRDEVVDAWKRQQARVLASAAASVLAKKVTTGESAWQAALDTNEQALVVQTAPFTWMTRFNEYIMPSNVPTLDTVGTEFMRAVFSAKVGQPFVAPNQPQSAYYVTRVLEFAPSEQELQERFNADPTKSGPLGIARQEVNETFLDWYQNLERRLGVEWQINPGSIN, from the coding sequence ATGTCTACCCCTTTTGCAATCTTCCGCAAAAACCAAACGTTCTGGATGGCAGGCCTTGTCCTGCTCTCGTTGCTGGCTTTCGTCGTGGCCCCTGCCATTGAGACCGCATCTCAAGCCTTCCGCGGTGCGACGGGAGATGAAGCAGTCGTCGTGAAGTGGGAGGGCGGACTGATTACGGTAGCCGATCTCAACCATAACACGCAAAAACATGGCAATTTGGTCCGTTTCCTCAACAGCCTGGCCGAAGAGGTCGTCGCTGCCGGAGGCGTTCCGCAGGTTCCCGGATTTGAGTACGATCCGCAAACCCGCCAAATTGTCGGCCTCGGCATCCAGTCGAGCACCAATCAGCTCGATATTTGTCGCGGTCGCATTCTGGCTACGGAAGCCGAGCGATTGGGGATTACCTTCAGCGACGATTCGATCGACGAATTTATCCGTTTGTTTTGCGATCGGAAAATAACCAACAAGCGTTTGGCGGAGATTTTGCAGGAGTCGACCAGTGGCCGACTGAGCAATTTTGATCTTCGTGAAATGCTCAAGCGTGAGCTCTCGGCACTGGTGGTCGGGCAAATTGCGCGGGCTGGAATCTACGCCCAACCTCCTGGCAAAACCTTCCGTGATTTTGAAAAACTGAATCAGACTGCCAAGGTCGAAGCTTTCCCGGTCTTCGTGGATCAGTACATCAGCCAGGTAACTGGTGAGCCTACGGAAGCGGAAATTCAAACCATTTATCAAGCCGGATCGCAGTCTGCTCCCGATCCCACCTCGCCCAACCCCGGCTTCGTGCGACGCTATCAAGCCAACGTTGAGTACGTTGAAGCGAATCTCACGGAATGGACTGAGCGCGCCAAGGCCGACATCACCGAAGAGCAGTTGCGAGAGGAATACGAACAGCGAAAGCTGATGGGACGATTGCAGGTTCCCGTTACTGAGGATGAAGGTGACGCAGGTACCGCGGAAGCACCTGCAGCCGAGACGCCAGCGACCGAGGCCACCACCGCTGAGGAAGCGGCCACGCCCAGCCAGCCAGCTGCGGAAGAGCCGTCGGCAGTAGAGGCTCCAGCCGCTGAAACTCAGTCCACTGAAACCCCAGCAGCTGAGACGCCGGCGAGCGATGAGCAGAGTCGTGCTGGGACGCGAGGCACGGCGGTGCGGTTGGTGAACTTCGTCCAATCGGAAACGGCGCCGGGCAGCGATCTACCGCCGCCTGTTGTTCAGCCGCCCCAGTTGGGCCAAGACGCTGCCAACGCTGCCGCTGAAGCTGCGGAGGCCTCGGAGCCAGCCAACGCAACTGAGGAGGCAGCCCCGGCCGCCGATAAGGCACCCGCTGAGGCTGAAGCTCCACAGACGCCCGGAGCTGCCGACGAGCCAGCGGAGACCCCTGAAGATGCGTCTACCGAAGCTGCTGCGGCAGAGGTGGCCTCGCCGAGTGAAGCGGATCCCAACGCACCGGGGCTGGCTGCAGATGCTGAAGCAGCAGCCGAAGAGGCTGCTCCCGCCATGCGAGATCAAACTTTTGAAGAGGCTCGCGAAGAAATTTTGGAGTCCCTTGCCCGCGACGCCGCTAGTCCAGCGATGCAGCAGGCGTTGGAAGAGCTTGTCAACAAGCACATGAATCCTTACTACGCTGCCTATCGTCAGTACGAAGCGTTCAGCAATAACGATGAGCTGGCGGACAAGGATGAAGAAGAGTCCCGGACACCGCCCGCGCGGCCTGACATCAAGAAGATTGCTACGGAATTAGGGCTGAAGTATGTGGAAACCGGCATGGTGGATATCACCACTCTTTCGCAGACGCAGTTCGGTGGCGGTCCCGTCAATGGCGATGGGCTGTCGGGAACGGTCGCCGAAAATTTGATGACACCGCAGTTGCTCGAGCTTTTCCGCCCCGTGCAAAGCATTTATTACGATCAGCAAGCACTGATGACTGGGGGGAATTTTGATTTCCTGCAGTTCATTTCCTGGAAGACCGCGGAGCGACTACCCTATGCTCCGGAATTGCCGGAAGTGCGCGACGAGGTCGTTGATGCGTGGAAGCGTCAGCAGGCTCGAGTGCTGGCAAGTGCTGCTGCAAGCGTGTTAGCGAAGAAGGTAACGACAGGCGAATCCGCCTGGCAAGCGGCCCTCGATACCAACGAGCAAGCCTTGGTCGTGCAAACGGCTCCGTTTACTTGGATGACCCGCTTCAATGAATACATCATGCCCTCCAACGTGCCAACTTTGGACACGGTGGGTACGGAGTTTATGCGAGCGGTGTTTAGTGCTAAAGTGGGGCAGCCATTCGTCGCCCCCAACCAGCCGCAATCCGCTTACTACGTGACGCGAGTCCTCGAGTTTGCACCCTCGGAGCAGGAGTTGCAGGAACGGTTCAATGCCGATCCGACGAAGAGCGGACCGCTGGGCATTGCGCGTCAGGAAGTCAACGAAACCTTCCTGGACTGGTACCAGAATCTAGAGCGTCGCTTAGGGGTTGAATGGCAGATTAACCCAGGTTCCATCAACTAG
- a CDS encoding outer membrane protein assembly factor BamB family protein, with product MMLSTSPCEQIRDIAGDPAANQTEVAHKGRGTRQSGRALRKSLRLGLSRWQIGLALFTLSATLSLTACAQDAPSSTPAADSPPAAALDAPQGAEQEIQFTRTAGSDWTAFLGPNGDGTSPETGVRPDLWSPHPAIRWSMPLGVSYGGPTICQGRLLQFDRFGNQERLTCFEAETARELWRFESSVEYDDMYGYNNGPRCSPIVDGDLIYTYGVTGRLSCVELKTGKRVWSKDMVLDYDVVQNFFGVASSPFVFQDLLLVMVGGSTKESLSLPPGRLDQVEPSGSAIVALDKRTGQEVYRLGDDLASYASLTVREIEGEPTGLAFLRNGLLAWEPQSGKQRFAYPWRAPMLESVNAALPVTSGDRILLSEAYEVGSVLLESVEGSPEVVWKDSGPRNKCSFRAHWSTPVLIDGYLYGCNGRNQPDSDLRCVRLADGEVQWMDRRHERSSVLAVDGYLIVLGEYGRLDLIRPNPEKLEVVRTVDLSEIVDPVDGLPLLDYPCWAAPVLSHGQLYLRGNRHLVSFDLIPGT from the coding sequence ATGATGCTATCCACTTCACCTTGTGAGCAAATTCGGGACATCGCTGGAGACCCGGCGGCGAATCAAACAGAGGTTGCTCATAAGGGAAGGGGGACGCGGCAGAGTGGTCGGGCCTTGCGGAAGAGCTTGCGGCTGGGATTGTCGCGCTGGCAGATTGGCCTAGCGCTGTTCACCCTGTCTGCCACTCTCTCGTTGACTGCTTGTGCGCAGGATGCCCCCAGCTCAACGCCAGCGGCAGACTCGCCGCCTGCTGCTGCATTAGACGCTCCCCAAGGGGCCGAGCAGGAAATTCAGTTCACCCGTACCGCCGGCAGCGACTGGACTGCGTTTCTGGGGCCCAATGGCGATGGCACGTCTCCCGAGACGGGCGTGCGGCCGGACCTATGGAGCCCACACCCAGCCATCCGCTGGTCCATGCCGTTGGGCGTCAGCTATGGTGGTCCGACGATCTGTCAGGGCCGGTTGCTGCAGTTTGACCGCTTTGGTAATCAGGAACGCTTGACCTGCTTTGAAGCGGAGACCGCGCGGGAATTGTGGAGGTTTGAGTCCAGCGTTGAGTACGACGATATGTATGGGTACAACAACGGTCCCCGTTGTTCGCCGATCGTGGATGGTGATCTCATTTACACCTATGGCGTTACCGGCCGGCTGAGCTGTGTTGAACTCAAGACGGGCAAGCGAGTTTGGTCGAAGGATATGGTGCTGGACTACGACGTGGTGCAGAACTTTTTCGGCGTTGCCAGTTCGCCATTTGTCTTCCAGGACCTGTTGTTGGTCATGGTGGGCGGTAGTACGAAAGAGTCGCTCTCGTTGCCCCCAGGCCGCCTGGATCAGGTGGAACCCAGCGGCTCTGCCATCGTTGCACTAGATAAACGGACTGGCCAGGAGGTTTACCGCCTTGGGGATGATCTGGCGAGCTACGCTTCGCTCACGGTACGCGAGATTGAAGGAGAGCCGACTGGTCTAGCCTTCTTGCGAAACGGTTTGTTGGCCTGGGAGCCGCAGTCGGGCAAGCAAAGGTTTGCTTATCCCTGGCGGGCACCGATGCTGGAGAGTGTCAATGCTGCGCTGCCGGTCACGAGTGGGGATCGCATCCTGCTATCCGAGGCCTACGAAGTTGGCAGCGTATTATTAGAATCCGTTGAGGGGAGCCCCGAGGTTGTCTGGAAAGATAGCGGCCCACGCAACAAATGCAGCTTTCGGGCTCACTGGTCAACCCCGGTCTTGATTGACGGCTATCTCTACGGCTGCAACGGCCGCAATCAGCCCGATAGTGACTTGCGGTGTGTCCGCTTGGCGGATGGGGAGGTCCAGTGGATGGATCGTCGCCATGAACGCAGTAGCGTGCTGGCCGTGGATGGTTATTTGATCGTCCTCGGAGAGTATGGTCGGCTGGATTTGATTCGCCCGAACCCAGAGAAACTGGAGGTGGTCCGCACCGTTGATTTGAGTGAAATCGTGGATCCGGTGGATGGGCTGCCCTTGCTGGATTATCCCTGTTGGGCTGCACCCGTGTTGTCTCACGGGCAGCTCTACCTGCGTGGCAATCGTCACCTGGTGAGTTTCGACCTGATACCCGGCACGTAG
- a CDS encoding DUF2617 family protein has product MDLSTVRPKVAQLTFQLLGRSVHPELFHIYKSQRIERENFTAQIHITVDGHVVSWACENGTITEVAASNHQLLPQGRRILTLPMTHGQQDKLEVRKGIDYQYKFELERVPAEMFWMLQKQLGEASQNHELLQLFDSSGRIAIGGLSFIHVEHRLRSMHVQAIHTFPDDKALLKTDSTFTLIDINDE; this is encoded by the coding sequence ATGGACTTGTCTACCGTTCGTCCCAAAGTAGCTCAGTTGACTTTTCAACTGCTTGGGAGATCAGTCCACCCCGAACTCTTCCACATTTACAAATCCCAACGCATCGAGCGGGAGAACTTCACCGCCCAAATTCACATCACGGTGGATGGGCATGTTGTCAGCTGGGCTTGTGAGAACGGGACGATTACTGAGGTCGCAGCCTCCAACCACCAACTGCTCCCTCAGGGAAGACGCATCCTTACCCTCCCCATGACCCACGGGCAGCAGGACAAACTGGAAGTCCGCAAGGGAATTGACTACCAGTACAAGTTCGAACTCGAACGGGTCCCCGCAGAAATGTTCTGGATGCTTCAAAAGCAGCTGGGCGAGGCCTCCCAGAACCACGAACTGCTCCAACTCTTTGACTCGAGCGGCCGCATTGCGATTGGTGGCTTGAGCTTTATCCACGTGGAGCATCGGCTACGCAGCATGCACGTGCAAGCCATCCATACCTTCCCTGATGACAAAGCACTGCTCAAGACCGACTCGACCTTTACGTTGATCGACATCAACGACGAGTAG
- the glgA gene encoding glycogen synthase GlgA, giving the protein MHVVTISSEMVPFAKTGGLGDVCGALPVALEASGCRCSAFLPAYRSVLRSGLAIEPTPLTFTIYIAGRHVACRVLKATYPGSNVDVYLIDQPQYFDRDGLYSDRAGEYRDNCERFSFYCRAVVEAIDRLGLEIDIAHCHDWQTGLIPAYIKARRNQYAWMNNVKSVMTIHNLAYQGRFWHLDMPLTGLDWKYFNWEQMEFHGDLNLMKTGIVFADTVTTVSPTYAREITEPELGCGLDSILKGRGPDLVGIVNGVDYTLWDPSTDCHLPQNYSVENWRDGKSVCKAQLQAELGLEVRAEVPLLGIVSRLADQKGWDLIIPLLKDWARSRDVQWAILGTGDPRYEQQLQALAQEHPTRVGVRLEFSEAVAHRIEAACDMFLMPSRYEPCGLNQLYSLKYGSVPVVTSTGGLADTVVDASEENLAKGQATGFRFDEYSQVGLDSALHRAIDVFRHNPSRWGYIVEAGMRDDWSWGQSAKHYKEVYDRVMHREVAC; this is encoded by the coding sequence ATCCATGTTGTAACAATCTCCAGTGAGATGGTGCCGTTTGCCAAGACTGGTGGGCTAGGGGATGTCTGTGGCGCTCTGCCGGTAGCGCTTGAGGCGAGTGGTTGTCGTTGTAGCGCGTTTCTGCCTGCGTATCGCAGTGTGCTCCGCAGCGGATTGGCCATCGAACCGACTCCACTTACCTTCACCATCTACATCGCTGGGCGGCATGTGGCTTGCCGAGTTCTGAAAGCAACCTACCCAGGAAGCAATGTCGATGTCTACCTGATCGACCAGCCCCAGTACTTTGACCGGGATGGACTCTATTCCGATCGTGCTGGGGAGTATCGGGACAACTGCGAGCGGTTTTCCTTCTATTGCCGAGCAGTGGTGGAAGCGATCGACCGCTTGGGCTTGGAAATCGACATCGCCCACTGCCATGATTGGCAAACGGGGCTGATTCCTGCGTACATCAAAGCCCGCCGCAACCAGTATGCATGGATGAACAATGTCAAATCGGTGATGACGATCCACAATCTGGCTTATCAAGGACGATTTTGGCATTTGGACATGCCCCTCACCGGCCTCGATTGGAAGTATTTCAATTGGGAGCAGATGGAGTTTCATGGCGATTTGAATTTAATGAAGACGGGTATTGTCTTCGCCGATACCGTGACCACGGTCAGTCCCACCTACGCCCGCGAGATCACCGAACCGGAACTTGGCTGTGGCCTTGATTCCATTCTCAAAGGGCGCGGGCCGGACCTCGTGGGGATTGTCAACGGTGTCGATTACACGTTGTGGGACCCCAGCACCGATTGTCATTTGCCTCAGAACTACTCTGTGGAAAATTGGCGCGATGGAAAATCGGTTTGCAAAGCGCAGCTTCAAGCAGAGCTGGGGCTGGAAGTTCGCGCTGAGGTGCCTTTGCTGGGCATCGTGAGCCGTCTCGCGGACCAGAAGGGTTGGGATCTCATTATCCCTCTCCTAAAGGATTGGGCGCGCAGCCGTGATGTGCAGTGGGCCATCCTGGGAACGGGAGATCCTCGCTATGAGCAACAGCTGCAGGCACTCGCCCAGGAACATCCGACGCGGGTGGGTGTGCGACTTGAGTTTTCGGAAGCGGTTGCACACCGTATCGAAGCGGCTTGCGACATGTTCCTAATGCCGAGTCGCTATGAGCCGTGTGGTTTGAACCAGTTGTATAGTCTAAAGTACGGCTCGGTGCCTGTGGTGACGTCGACCGGAGGTCTGGCAGATACCGTCGTTGATGCCAGTGAAGAAAACCTTGCCAAGGGGCAAGCCACTGGTTTTCGATTCGATGAGTATTCGCAGGTGGGGTTAGATAGTGCTTTGCACCGCGCTATCGATGTTTTTCGACATAATCCATCACGGTGGGGCTATATTGTAGAGGCTGGAATGCGCGACGATTGGTCGTGGGGTCAGAGTGCCAAACATTATAAGGAGGTTTATGACAGGGTGATGCACCGGGAAGTGGCGTGTTAG
- a CDS encoding galactose-1-phosphate uridylyltransferase, with product MSRMREDVTSSEMRHDWLADRWVIIAPQRTARPCDFDLVFDEPSGVGDCPFCCGHEAETPLAVASYPAISANRKKESCAEWSVRVVPNKFPAVNIPGTRPPMRYATHPASPVPTNGINLFKRRGLSGGHEVIVESPEHLYSISQLDPESTQTVFRAYRDRLRYWLTEREICYAVVFKNVGQDAGASLVHTHSQLIATDILPPDVQRAAERMQLFYEQENECLMCRMISDEVELGVRIVEQTPDFVAFCPFASRLPALITILPRQHQSQFEKLNDQELEQVSWLTHRTIRRLEKLYPAVAYNFVIQTAPSCRKDSASFHWRLELFPRLTKVAGFEWGSDCFINPLAPEDAARALRQAGV from the coding sequence ATGTCGAGAATGCGAGAGGACGTGACGTCCAGTGAAATGCGCCACGATTGGCTAGCCGATCGGTGGGTGATTATTGCTCCGCAACGGACAGCCCGGCCCTGCGATTTCGATTTGGTATTTGACGAACCGTCGGGCGTCGGCGATTGCCCGTTTTGCTGCGGGCATGAGGCGGAGACTCCACTCGCTGTGGCTAGCTATCCGGCGATCTCTGCCAATCGTAAGAAGGAGAGCTGCGCAGAGTGGTCGGTGCGAGTGGTGCCCAATAAATTTCCGGCCGTCAATATTCCGGGCACCCGTCCACCGATGCGGTATGCAACTCACCCGGCTAGCCCCGTTCCCACCAATGGCATCAATCTGTTTAAACGCCGTGGCCTGTCTGGCGGACATGAGGTCATCGTGGAGAGCCCCGAGCATCTCTACTCCATTTCCCAGCTGGACCCCGAATCAACGCAAACCGTCTTCCGCGCCTATCGCGATCGCTTGCGTTATTGGTTGACGGAGCGCGAGATATGCTACGCGGTCGTTTTCAAAAACGTAGGGCAGGATGCAGGAGCCTCGCTGGTTCATACCCATTCGCAACTCATTGCCACCGATATTTTACCACCCGACGTGCAGCGGGCCGCCGAACGCATGCAACTGTTCTACGAACAGGAAAACGAATGTTTGATGTGCCGCATGATTTCCGATGAAGTGGAACTAGGCGTGCGAATTGTTGAGCAGACTCCTGACTTTGTTGCGTTTTGCCCGTTCGCCAGCCGCCTGCCTGCGCTGATCACCATCCTTCCCAGGCAACATCAGAGCCAGTTTGAGAAACTCAATGACCAGGAGTTGGAGCAGGTCTCTTGGTTGACTCACCGAACGATCCGTCGCCTGGAGAAACTCTACCCCGCAGTGGCCTACAACTTCGTGATTCAAACGGCCCCCAGTTGCCGCAAGGATTCCGCTTCCTTCCACTGGCGTCTGGAATTGTTCCCACGACTTACCAAGGTGGCTGGTTTTGAATGGGGCAGCGATTGTTTTATCAATCCCTTGGCACCCGAGGATGCGGCCCGCGCCCTGCGGCAGGCTGGAGTCTAA
- a CDS encoding GGDEF domain-containing protein, producing the protein MNITSLHVLLIEDDAEDSLLIERLLHRYPLVTITTQRVSSLQEAIQTIQQGDFDAALLDLGLPDSQGMDSLRQLHACDARLPIVVLSGVDDHAIALEAVASGAQDFISKHALSGGMLPRALFFAQKRQAKLLGLEAAADVDPLTGLKNRRNLQKAFLDLHTQDSSHVPLSAALLDVDHFKAVNDRYGHLAGDEVLRQLSQSMRNTAESPHQVFRYGGEEFVFLLQDPLAAAEQRIGELLQTIEDRSIHVREQILHVTVSAGITQVRDGDSFDAALLRADQALYRAKADGRNRLVSN; encoded by the coding sequence ATGAACATTACATCACTTCACGTTCTATTGATCGAAGACGATGCGGAGGACAGCCTGCTCATCGAGCGATTGTTGCATCGCTATCCCCTCGTTACGATTACCACACAGCGAGTTTCCTCGCTGCAGGAAGCTATTCAGACAATCCAACAGGGCGATTTTGATGCTGCCTTGCTAGATCTGGGGCTTCCTGACAGTCAAGGCATGGATTCGTTGCGCCAACTGCACGCCTGTGACGCGCGACTACCCATCGTCGTGCTGAGTGGTGTTGATGACCATGCAATCGCTCTAGAAGCGGTAGCGTCAGGTGCTCAGGACTTCATTAGCAAGCATGCGTTGAGTGGAGGCATGCTTCCGAGAGCGCTATTCTTTGCCCAAAAACGCCAAGCCAAGCTTCTTGGTCTGGAGGCTGCGGCCGATGTTGACCCGTTAACCGGACTGAAGAATCGTCGGAACCTACAGAAGGCGTTTCTTGACTTGCACACGCAAGATTCCTCGCATGTACCTCTATCCGCAGCTCTATTGGATGTCGACCATTTCAAGGCAGTCAATGACCGATACGGGCATCTCGCGGGCGATGAGGTTCTCCGCCAGCTCAGTCAGTCCATGCGAAACACCGCCGAATCACCGCACCAAGTATTTCGATACGGTGGTGAGGAGTTTGTGTTTCTCCTGCAAGATCCTTTAGCTGCGGCGGAACAGCGAATCGGTGAGTTGCTGCAAACCATCGAGGACAGGTCGATTCATGTCCGCGAGCAGATCCTGCATGTCACCGTAAGTGCTGGCATAACCCAAGTCCGCGACGGCGATAGTTTCGATGCCGCGTTACTGCGTGCCGATCAAGCACTCTATCGCGCCAAAGCAGATGGCAGAAATCGACTGGTGAGCAATTAG